A region of Acidimicrobiales bacterium DNA encodes the following proteins:
- the leuS gene encoding leucine--tRNA ligase: protein MAEAYDVGAVEKKWQERWADDGTYEVNADDPRPAEYVLCMYPYPSGPAHQGHIRNYTFGDLVVRYHTMLGRAVLSPIGFDSFGLPAENAAIRTGVHPRVFTEARIDELKASLKALGAVYDWRRELRSHDPEYIRWNQVIFKRFLESGLAYRDRAPVNWCPGCQTVLANEQVLPDGTCERSGDVVVKRELEQWFFRITAYAQELLDALDDLDWPERVKVMQRNWIGRSEGAEFDLPVEGRSDLSVRVFTTRPDTSFGMTYAVLAPEHPLVDELTVAAQRPAVDELLERVAHSTEIERQSTEGGLEKRGVFTGSSVINPFTGEPVPVYLADYVLASYGTGAIMAVPGEDQRDWEFAQTYGLPIVRTVAPPEGWEGEAYTGDGITINSAWLDGLGVDEAIGAAIEWLEAEGIGARTINFRLRDWLVSRQRYWGCPIPIIYCESCGMVAVPDDQLPVLAPDDVEFRPTGESPLRYNEGFRYVSCPTCGGRAERETDTLDTFVDSSWYFLRFCDPWSVDVPFDQALVRHWMPVDQYIGGITHAILHLLYARFYTKALADLGLVPPGLREPFARLFNQGMIRLGGSAMSKSKGNVVAPSRYLETVGADSLRLFHLFAGPAVDDVDWSAQTDEIIEGCSRFVHRVWRLGIGELPGPEPVDRGPTDADLEVQRATHRLIDRVTDEFGRWSYNTAVAGCMEFTNTLYQYVQSGSRAATLADAVDTMLLLLAPMTPHVTAELWERRRGGHVHEQQWPQADPELVRRQAVTLVVQVNGKVRARIEVDPAIDQAEAERLALASPRIQEQLAGAAPVRVVSRPPKLVNLVTASG from the coding sequence CAGAGGCCTATGACGTCGGCGCCGTCGAGAAGAAGTGGCAGGAGCGCTGGGCCGACGACGGCACCTACGAGGTCAATGCCGATGACCCCCGCCCCGCTGAGTATGTGCTGTGCATGTACCCCTACCCGAGCGGGCCCGCGCACCAGGGGCACATTCGCAACTACACCTTCGGCGACCTCGTCGTGCGTTACCACACGATGCTCGGGCGGGCGGTCCTGTCGCCGATCGGCTTCGACTCCTTCGGTCTGCCGGCCGAGAACGCGGCAATCCGGACGGGGGTGCACCCCCGGGTCTTCACCGAGGCCCGGATCGACGAGCTCAAGGCGAGCCTCAAGGCGCTCGGGGCCGTCTACGACTGGCGTCGGGAGCTGCGCAGTCACGACCCCGAGTACATCCGTTGGAACCAGGTCATCTTCAAGCGCTTCCTCGAGTCGGGCCTCGCCTATCGGGACCGGGCGCCGGTCAACTGGTGCCCCGGATGTCAGACCGTCCTAGCCAACGAGCAGGTGCTCCCTGACGGCACCTGTGAGCGCTCGGGGGACGTGGTCGTCAAGCGCGAGCTGGAGCAGTGGTTCTTCCGCATCACGGCGTACGCTCAAGAGCTGCTGGACGCCCTCGACGACCTCGACTGGCCGGAGCGGGTGAAGGTGATGCAGCGCAACTGGATCGGGCGATCCGAGGGCGCCGAGTTCGACCTGCCGGTCGAGGGTCGTTCGGACCTGTCGGTTCGGGTCTTCACCACACGGCCCGATACGAGCTTCGGCATGACCTATGCGGTGCTGGCGCCGGAGCATCCACTCGTCGACGAGCTGACGGTCGCGGCGCAACGGCCCGCCGTGGACGAGCTGCTGGAGAGGGTGGCCCACAGCACCGAGATCGAGCGGCAGTCGACCGAGGGTGGGCTGGAGAAGCGCGGCGTGTTCACCGGCAGCAGCGTCATCAATCCCTTCACCGGTGAGCCGGTGCCCGTCTATCTGGCTGACTACGTGCTGGCGAGCTACGGCACCGGTGCGATCATGGCCGTTCCTGGTGAGGACCAGCGCGACTGGGAGTTCGCCCAGACCTACGGCCTGCCCATCGTGCGCACCGTGGCGCCCCCCGAGGGGTGGGAGGGAGAGGCGTACACCGGCGATGGGATCACGATCAACAGCGCCTGGCTGGACGGCCTGGGTGTCGACGAGGCGATCGGGGCTGCCATCGAGTGGCTGGAGGCAGAGGGGATCGGCGCGAGGACGATCAACTTTCGCCTGCGCGACTGGTTGGTGAGCCGGCAGCGGTACTGGGGCTGCCCGATCCCGATCATCTACTGCGAGTCGTGCGGCATGGTGGCGGTTCCCGACGACCAGCTGCCCGTGCTCGCCCCGGACGACGTCGAGTTCCGTCCCACCGGGGAATCACCGCTGAGGTACAACGAGGGGTTCCGGTACGTGTCGTGCCCAACGTGTGGCGGGCGGGCCGAGCGGGAGACCGACACCCTGGACACCTTCGTCGACTCGTCGTGGTACTTCCTGCGCTTCTGCGATCCGTGGTCGGTCGACGTGCCGTTCGACCAGGCCCTGGTTCGACACTGGATGCCGGTCGACCAGTACATCGGCGGCATCACACACGCCATCCTCCACCTGCTCTACGCCCGCTTCTACACGAAGGCCCTCGCCGACCTCGGGCTCGTCCCTCCCGGGCTGCGAGAGCCCTTCGCCCGCCTGTTCAACCAGGGAATGATCCGCTTAGGCGGCAGCGCCATGTCCAAGTCCAAGGGCAACGTCGTGGCGCCGTCGCGCTACCTGGAGACGGTCGGGGCCGACTCCCTGCGCTTGTTCCATCTGTTTGCCGGTCCTGCGGTCGACGACGTCGATTGGAGCGCCCAGACCGACGAGATCATCGAGGGGTGCTCGCGGTTCGTGCACAGGGTCTGGCGTCTCGGGATCGGCGAGCTGCCCGGTCCGGAACCGGTTGACCGCGGGCCGACGGACGCGGATCTCGAGGTGCAGCGGGCCACCCACCGTCTCATCGATCGGGTGACCGACGAGTTTGGGCGTTGGTCGTACAACACGGCCGTCGCCGGGTGCATGGAGTTCACCAACACCCTGTACCAGTACGTGCAGTCCGGATCCCGCGCCGCCACGCTGGCCGACGCCGTCGACACCATGCTGCTTCTGCTGGCGCCGATGACGCCGCACGTCACCGCCGAGCTGTGGGAGCGCAGGCGCGGCGGCCACGTGCACGAGCAGCAGTGGCCGCAGGCCGACCCCGAGCTGGTCCGCCGCCAGGCCGTCACCCTCGTCGTGCAGGTCAACGGCAAGGTACGCGCTCGCATCGAGGTCGACCCCGCTATCGATCAGGCCGAGGCCGAGCGCCTCGCGCTGGCCTCTCCGAGGATCCAGGAGCAACTGGCCGGCGCTGCACCGGTCCGGGTCGTGAGCCGCCCGCCCAAGCTGGTCAACCTGGTGACCGCCTCGGGGTAG